Proteins co-encoded in one Rattus rattus isolate New Zealand chromosome 5, Rrattus_CSIRO_v1, whole genome shotgun sequence genomic window:
- the LOC116900274 gene encoding olfactory receptor 5AL1-like, whose product MAEGNSSAVSQFIFVGLTDDPELEIILFAVFLVIYLTTVLGNLGLIMLIQVSPQLHTPMYFFLSHLAFVDFCYTSSVTPNTIINFLREVKSITFYACATQVCCFITFVVCEMYLLSVMAYDRYVAIWNPLLYAVLMPRKLCLQVIASTYIYGFTVGLVQAVATFHLSFCGSNVVNHFYCDDVPLVALACSDTYVKELMLLIIAGFNTLCSLLIVIISYVFIVFAILRIHSAEGRRKAFSTCASHLTSSTIFYGTIIFMYLQPKSSHSLNTDKFASVFYVVVIPMLNPLIYSLRNQEVKSALKRITDKLSLIIK is encoded by the coding sequence ATGGCTGAAGGTAACAGTTCAGCAGTGTCTCAGTTCATCTTTGTAGGACTGACAGATGACCCAGAACTTGAGATCATCCTCTTTGCTGTGTTTCTAGTCATTTACTTAACTACTGTCTTGGGGAATCTAGGACTGATTATGTTAATCCAAGTCAGTCCTCAGCTTCAtacacccatgtactttttcctcagtCACTTGGCTTTTGTTGATTTCTGTTATACATCCTCAGTTACTCCAAACACAATTATAAACTTCCTTCGAGAAGTCAAAAGTATAACCTTCTATGCATGTGCCACTCAGGTGTGCTGTTTCATCACATTTGTTGTTTGTGAAATGTACTTGCTGTCAGTCATGGCCTATGACAGGTATGTGGCCATCTGGAACCCTCTCCTCTATGCGGTCCTCATGCCTAGGAAGCTCTGTCTTCAGGTCATCGCCAGCACATACATTTATGGATTCACTGTGGGGCTTGTTCAGGCAGTGGCAACCTTCCACCTGTCTTTTTGTGGCTCCAATGTAGTTAACCACTTCTACTGTGATGATGTTCCCTTGGTTGCTCTGGCCTGTTCTGACACTTATGTCAAAGAGCTGATGTTGCTAATCATTGCTGGCTTCAATACCCTTTGCTCTCTGTTGATTGTGATCATTTCTTATGTCTTCATCGTCTTTGCCATCCTGAGGATTCATTCtgctgaaggaagaaggaaagcctTTTCCACCTGTGCATCCCACCTGACTTCTAGCACCATATTTTATGgaacaattatttttatgtacCTACAGCCCAAGTCAAGCCATTCTCTGAACACAGATAaatttgcttctgtgttttatGTGGTAGTAATTCCCATG